CATTCAATATGTGTTGTTTTGCTTAGTTTATACTTCTGTCTTTATTTAGGCAAGCTGGGATATTATCGATGGCATGCAGTGTTGTCTGTCTTTGCAGATTTGCCATGCTTTGCAACAGCTTCCGATTTTGTGCTGGCCTATTTTTCATACTTGCTGTGTGTTCAGTTAAACCGACCAGCTTTTCTTTTAGGATTATAAAGGACAAAAGTTAGCGGAACAGATTTTTCAAGGAATCATACTGGTGTCTGCAGTAAGTTTTTTCGTTCTTTTTTCATTCAAGTATAATAATTATGCCTGTTAGGCAATCTCTTGACATTTTATTTGGTTTCAGGTAATCGGTTTTATATATGGCCTGATCATTGAACAGTTCGGCTGGACGGTTTATATTGTACTGGGTGGTTTCGCCATTTCTTGTTTGGTGAGTGATTTTGCGTAGATTGTGCATCTAACAGACATGTAATACGTTGTGCGATGTAGGCAGGTCGTATAaagtttattatttttctataataataataataataataaataataataataataataaataaaatatgattgGTTCTAGCTCACTTTGCCCCCCTGGCCTGTGTACCGGAGAAACCCTTTGGCCTGGCAGCCTGTGTTGGCAGAGTCGCAGGGAGAAGCGCGAGAGAAACCCCAAGAAAACCCGAAGAAGCCAAGAAAGCACAAATAACCAGTCGCTGTCTGCTTGTGAGCCCTAAAAATTGACATCGGTTgccctttttgttttgttgctgaATTTCAGATCACTGATTGTACTTTAAATATGTTCTTGAGTTGAATAAATGTTTCTAAAAAAATTATGGCTGTTTCAGTGTCCTTTGCTTTTTCAATGTTATTGAGTCTATTATAGATTAAAACTAAAGTGGGCCAAGTAGATTACTTGCCGGAGCCGTATTTGGTAGTATTTTTTCTCCTTGCACTAATTGTAACATGCGTTGTATTTCAAAACCAGTTGTGGATTTTCTTGATAACAAAACGCACATGAAGAATCCGTTTTAAAAACTAAATCTATAACAATACCATGAGCATATGGTATTATCTTTGTTACCAATCAGTTTgatcacaaaaaacaataaggtGACAATTTTTGTTCGCACACTAAGCATACCACACTAAGCCGTAAAAACCTTTAAAGCCAAACTGTTAATGTCAGAACTCAATGCAAAAAAGAGGTGTGAATGAGAACAACAGAAGTATCGGAATTGTGAATGTATAGATAtagcacaggagccttttatTGTGACCTGTTGCCTCTGCAAAATAACGCCTTATGAAGCACTTTGCTGTGCATTGCTGCATCCAAAACATGCCTGTAATCGAAAGGATATGTCATGGCATCATGATCAGAGAGGATCATCAAACATATAGAGTATGAGGTCTAAAGTGGCAAACAACTGGGGAGATAATGAAAATGTTTGCACATTTGAAATGGGTTGATTGTTATATTTTAAGATTTAGCCTTAGTCTGCCAACTAAGGAGTCACTGCAACCTCAAGCAGAAATCTAGCAACTTACAAATATAACGCACAACTTTcttttgtattttatgtacaCTCAAAAAATGTACTTTATGTGCACTTTTCAGGCTCGTGCCCTGTTTTGGTTTGCTGCTCTTATCTCAGCTCAGGCAGAATGTGGGGGATCAGATAACCATTTGATAACTCaatctcttttttttcctgattgATACCTGAACCTTTAATTCCTTATGACGGAAACATAGAGGTGTCATCTTACCTGCTCCTTCTCACCCTTACCAACATATAAATATTGCTGTGCTATGGATAATTTGTACCCTGTCTGAAAatagtaacatttacatttatttagcataaCCTTTATTCCAGAATAATTTCCAAGCAAGGCAGGCAGTAGATCACCAACATACACGTTTGTTGTACAAGTACCATTTTTAAGATTTTGGTGAAAAGCACTAAACACCCCATGATGCCAGGGACTGTTGACTTTTGATGTATCTTCCCTCCAGCTGTTTGGTTAGAGGTTTTATGGTGGCTTATATAAATTTAAACTTGAATATGCGATGATTTAATGCAGTGAATTAATATGCATTGTATCGATGCTTGTAAATGCTTGTTTTGTAACAAGTGGtgtttgcaaaataaatgattttatatataaattacatgGGCAAAAGTAGTGGTGTAAGGcacgccaccactggactctggagcagtggaaacgtgttctgtggagtgacaaatcacacttctctgtctagTACtttgatggatgagtctgggtttggcgggtGCCAAGAGAATGTtatctgcctgactgcattgtgccaactgtgaAGTTCGGTGGAGGAGGTAAAATGAtatggggttgttttttaggggttgggttaggccccttagttccagtgaagagaAGTCTTATTGCTTCTGCATACcaagaccatccatccatccatccatccatcttctcccgcttatccgaggtcgggtcgcgggggcagcagtctcagcagggaaacccagacttccctctccccggccacttcatccagctcctctgggggaatcccgaggcgttcccaggccagccgagagacatagtccctccagcgtgtcctgggtcttccccggggcctcctcccagtgggacatgcccggaacacctcaccagggagcgggtccttgtacagcgcGGATTGGCTGCAGGAATggacggctgtttgtctatgctggactacctccacctccccattcccctcccctgttgcaagtctcgacttagTGTTGTGAgctgtggtgactatgtgcttattgctgaggtgtttttttctgttcctatattgtacttcctactggagtacagtctgggggctgttttttttattcacctccactctcctcacgtaatctgtttctctgagtttttcctacagtcccctgtcttcctgacctgtctgcccccctataatgtttgtgtatgtatggtcgggttgatggcctgcttttcgctggtacttgtgactagtgacatggtgaattgcaacagcaataaagggaatcaatcaatcaatcaatcaatcctaatcagatgcccgagccacctcatctgactcctctcaatgcggagaaGCAGCGGccctactctgagtccctcccgaatggccgagctcctcaccctatctctaagggagagcccagccaccctgcgtaggaaactcatttcggccgcttgcactcgcgatctcattctttcggtcactacccacagctcatgaccataggtgagggtaggaacgtagatcgactggtaaatcgagagcttcgccttttggctcagctccttctttaccatgacagaccgatgcagcgcccacaTCACTGCGGACTCCGCACCGATCCGCATGTCGATCTCCCACTCCATCGTCctcccactcgtgaacaagaccccgaggtacttaaactcctccacttaggggaggaccccatccccaacCCGGAGAAAgcattccacccttttccggctgaggaccatggtctcggatttggaggtgctgattctcatcccagccgcttcacactcggctgcgaactgtcccagtgagagccgaaggtcacggtctgatgaagccaacagaatcacatcatctgcaaaaagcagagacctaatcctaaggtcaccaaaccggacaccctcaacgccctggctgcacctagaaattctgtccataaaagttatgaacagaatcggtaaCAAAGGgtagccctgacggagtccaaccctcaccggaaacaagtccgacttattgccgcccatgcggaccaagctctggcaccagtcatacagggaccgaacagcccttaaaaggaagcccggcaccccatactcccggagcaccccccacaggactccccgagggacacggtcgaatgccttctccaagtccacaaaacacatgtagactggttgggcaaactcccttgaaccctccagaaccctgcggagagtgtagagctggtccactgttccacggccggggcagaagactggttccagagcccaagccgtgcgtcgaggtgagcccgactatgtctagctggaacttcacaacctcgcgcaccagctcaggctccttccccaccagagaggtgacattccatgtccctagagctagcttctgcagctgaggatcggactgccaaggtccccgccttcggccactgcccaactgacactgcacccgacccctatggcccctcctataggtggtgagcccattggaagggggacccacgtgccttgtttgggctgtgcccgaccaggccccatgagtacagtcctggccaccaggcgctcgtcatcgagccccacccccaggcctggctccaggggggggggcccggtgacccgcgtccgggcaagggaaaccgTGATTCCACTATTTTATTCATCAtgaggggtcttgtgagccgcacttcgtctggttcctcacccaggacctgtttgccttgggtgaccctagcaggggcataaagcctcaggcaacttagctcctgggatcattggaacatgcaaacccctccaccacgataaggtgtcggctccaggagga
This genomic interval from Paramormyrops kingsleyae isolate MSU_618 chromosome 8, PKINGS_0.4, whole genome shotgun sequence contains the following:
- the spcs1 gene encoding signal peptidase complex subunit 1, with protein sequence MQSIFSSIPTHMDYKGQKLAEQIFQGIILVSAVIGFIYGLIIEQFGWTVYIVLGGFAISCLLTLPPWPVYRRNPLAWQPVLAESQGEAREKPQENPKKPRKHK